A section of the Pseudomonas prosekii genome encodes:
- a CDS encoding TetR/AcrR family transcriptional regulator produces the protein MAQMGRPRNFDRDQAVEQALHLFWQHGYDATSLAQLKAGLGGGISAPSFYAAFGSKEALFAECVQRYLTTFAQVTQCLWDESLAPRQAIERALRQSARMQCEDGHPKGCMVALGVMSAPSPENARVTDALTQSRERTRAGLQSCVERGIAAGDLPATVHAPAMATVFDSFLQGISILARDNVAHEVIDAAITQILQTWDITAATVQPEVTPVVAV, from the coding sequence ATGGCGCAGATGGGTCGCCCCCGCAATTTTGACCGCGATCAAGCCGTGGAGCAGGCGTTGCACCTGTTCTGGCAGCATGGTTATGACGCGACGTCCCTCGCCCAGTTGAAGGCCGGGCTGGGTGGCGGTATTTCCGCGCCGAGTTTTTATGCGGCGTTCGGCTCCAAAGAGGCATTGTTCGCCGAGTGCGTGCAGCGTTATCTGACGACCTTCGCCCAGGTCACGCAATGTTTGTGGGACGAAAGCCTTGCACCCCGGCAGGCAATCGAGCGCGCGTTGCGCCAGTCCGCGCGTATGCAATGTGAGGATGGGCATCCGAAGGGGTGCATGGTCGCTCTGGGTGTCATGAGCGCGCCCAGCCCGGAAAACGCGCGGGTCACCGATGCCCTGACGCAGTCCCGCGAGCGCACTCGTGCAGGCCTGCAATCGTGCGTCGAGCGCGGGATCGCGGCCGGTGATCTGCCCGCCACTGTCCACGCGCCGGCGATGGCCACGGTGTTCGACAGCTTCTTGCAGGGCATTTCGATTCTCGCCCGGGACAATGTCGCGCATGAAGTCATCGACGCGGCCATCACGCAGATTCTGCAGACATGGGATATCACCGCAGCAACCGTGCAGCCAGAGGTGACGCCGGTAGTCGCCGTATAA
- a CDS encoding bile acid:sodium symporter family protein, translating to MTRPRFLPDNFTLTLIGVVLLASFLPASGQVAVGFGWLTNIAIALLFFLHGAKLSRESIIAGAGHWRLHLLVFSLTFILFPIIGFALKPLLSPLIGDDLYMGMLYLCALPATVQSAIAFTSLARGNVPAAICSAAASSLFGIFLTPLLVTLLLDVHGDGGSTIDAILKISVQLLLPFVAGQIARRWVGNWVARNKGWLKFVDQGSILLVVYGAFSEAVNEGIWHQIPLWQLAGLVLVCCIVLALVLLASSLLGKVFRFNQEDRITILFCGSKKSLATGVPMAQVLFAGSTLGVLILPLMLFHQIQLMVCAVLAQRYANRQESVAEMMGQVDP from the coding sequence ATGACCCGTCCCCGTTTTTTACCCGATAACTTCACCCTTACGCTGATTGGCGTGGTGCTTCTGGCCAGTTTCCTGCCCGCCAGTGGTCAAGTAGCCGTCGGTTTTGGCTGGTTGACCAACATCGCCATTGCGCTGTTGTTCTTCCTGCATGGTGCCAAACTGTCGCGTGAATCGATCATTGCCGGGGCAGGGCATTGGCGCCTGCATTTGCTGGTGTTCAGCCTCACTTTTATCCTGTTCCCGATCATCGGGTTCGCCCTTAAACCGCTGCTTTCGCCGCTGATCGGCGACGATCTGTACATGGGCATGCTCTACCTCTGCGCGCTGCCCGCGACGGTGCAGTCGGCGATTGCCTTTACTTCACTGGCGCGCGGTAACGTCCCTGCGGCGATCTGCAGTGCGGCGGCATCGAGCCTGTTCGGGATCTTTCTCACGCCGTTGCTGGTGACGTTGCTGCTGGACGTGCACGGCGACGGCGGCTCGACCATCGACGCCATTCTGAAAATCAGCGTGCAATTGTTGCTGCCATTCGTGGCCGGACAAATCGCGCGGCGCTGGGTCGGCAACTGGGTGGCGCGTAACAAGGGTTGGCTGAAATTCGTCGATCAAGGCTCGATCCTGCTGGTGGTCTACGGCGCGTTCAGCGAGGCGGTGAACGAAGGCATCTGGCATCAGATTCCGCTGTGGCAACTCGCCGGGCTGGTGCTGGTGTGCTGCATCGTGCTGGCGCTGGTGCTGCTGGCGTCGTCCTTGCTGGGCAAGGTCTTCCGCTTCAATCAGGAAGATCGCATCACCATTCTGTTCTGCGGCTCAAAGAAGAGCCTCGCGACCGGCGTGCCGATGGCGCAAGTACTGTTCGCCGGCAGCACGCTGGGCGTGTTGATCCTGCCACTGATGCTGTTCCACCAAATTCAGCTGATGGTGTGCGCGGTGCTGGCGCAGCGTTACGCCAATCGCCAAGAGTCGGTGGCGGAAATGATGGGGCAGGTGGATCCGTGA
- a CDS encoding methyltransferase, whose translation MSGQDPALVQSSTDLRASLLQLGQLLKNSGYTFVTPTPLTHQRVNERPENALGETLRDAFGWNRFFESGLLNREEEGALIENGLLQYDGSRLKSAVRWSSLDGLLLVHSAFPTTAEDSVFFGPDTYRFAQSIQRHLASNRHAIKRAVDIGCGTGAGALLIAKAETQAEVLAVDINPKALGFTEVNAELAGLSNVRCRSSNVLNDVDGEFDLIVANPPYMKDAKKRAYRHGGDSLGADLSVRIVRESIERLSVGGSLLLYTGVAIVNGEDPFLAAMHECLDNQQLDWSYRELDPDVFGEELLVPGYEVVDRIAAVELIVTPRGKH comes from the coding sequence ATGAGCGGCCAGGATCCAGCGCTAGTGCAAAGTTCGACTGACTTGCGGGCATCGTTGTTGCAGTTGGGTCAGCTGTTAAAGAACAGCGGCTATACGTTCGTCACGCCGACGCCATTAACCCATCAGCGGGTCAACGAGCGCCCGGAAAATGCCCTCGGCGAAACCCTTCGAGACGCGTTTGGCTGGAACAGGTTCTTTGAATCGGGCTTGTTGAACCGCGAAGAAGAGGGCGCGCTGATTGAAAATGGGCTGCTGCAATATGACGGCTCGCGCCTGAAGAGTGCAGTCAGATGGTCGTCGCTGGATGGCTTGTTACTGGTGCATTCGGCATTCCCGACCACGGCGGAAGACTCGGTGTTCTTTGGTCCTGATACTTATCGATTTGCCCAGTCTATTCAGCGTCATCTCGCCAGCAATCGCCACGCAATCAAACGTGCGGTAGATATCGGTTGCGGAACCGGCGCCGGGGCGTTGTTGATTGCCAAAGCTGAAACCCAGGCCGAAGTGCTTGCGGTAGATATCAATCCGAAAGCGCTGGGTTTCACCGAAGTGAATGCAGAACTTGCCGGCCTGAGCAATGTGCGTTGCCGCTCCAGCAATGTGCTTAACGACGTGGACGGCGAATTTGATCTGATTGTCGCCAATCCGCCTTACATGAAGGACGCGAAAAAACGCGCTTATCGCCATGGTGGTGATTCGCTCGGCGCGGACTTGTCTGTACGCATAGTTCGCGAGTCGATCGAGCGCTTGTCCGTCGGCGGTTCGTTGTTGCTGTATACCGGCGTCGCCATCGTCAACGGTGAAGATCCGTTTCTCGCTGCGATGCACGAGTGCCTGGATAACCAACAGCTCGATTGGAGTTACCGCGAACTCGACCCGGATGTGTTTGGCGAAGAATTGCTGGTGCCAGGTTATGAAGTTGTCGATCGAATCGCCGCTGTGGAGTTGATCGTCACGCCACGCGGGAAACATTAA
- a CDS encoding iron-containing redox enzyme family protein, with protein sequence MTLLQTLTGTPVGHPVVADANQTKAIYEALMQPSEKLREVDVVDFLQQQLALADHETCDVPAMPEHLEDWIGQGVGKVAEQYAAYLKERHAGAPRRFFAGRSHAMYFLQHVAPTKLVDGAWLYGMLPHWADYRFHGLIRTYLEELGDGDPALNHVSLYKKLVADVDCDPGYTLEDEYYLQGAIQLALGQHGTEFLPEVIGYNLGYEQLPLHLLITSFELNELGIDPYYFSLHVTIDNASTGHARKAAQSVLSLMPMGAERDDFYRRVIQGYKLNELGVCSTSIIKSFDLYQEVVAMLERKRTFGQHMHSDYCRLEGLTINEWLAKPEQIPGFLDALLKKGWIRRHEDPANSRFWKLIDGAGAPMFGVFSEYEKQLLWDWIAGDRLVEESAGVTSNAFRFQFRSKSAAQQELPSSVEQIDPDLQGLISALKRCAAGEKMSLLKDFMCPAMHATPAGLYATREFVKVMSENIKGLHA encoded by the coding sequence ATGACACTCCTTCAGACCCTTACAGGCACGCCAGTAGGTCATCCGGTGGTAGCCGACGCCAACCAGACCAAGGCCATTTACGAAGCCTTGATGCAGCCGAGCGAAAAACTGCGCGAGGTCGATGTGGTGGATTTCCTGCAACAGCAGTTGGCCCTCGCTGACCACGAAACCTGTGACGTGCCGGCCATGCCGGAACACCTTGAAGACTGGATCGGCCAAGGTGTCGGCAAAGTCGCCGAGCAATATGCCGCTTACTTGAAAGAACGCCATGCCGGCGCGCCGCGCCGATTCTTCGCCGGCCGCAGCCATGCGATGTACTTCCTGCAGCATGTGGCCCCGACCAAACTGGTTGATGGCGCCTGGCTATATGGGATGTTGCCGCATTGGGCGGACTATCGTTTTCACGGCTTGATTCGCACTTACCTCGAAGAGCTGGGCGATGGCGATCCGGCGCTCAATCATGTGTCGTTGTATAAAAAGTTGGTTGCCGACGTTGATTGCGACCCCGGCTACACGCTGGAGGACGAGTATTACCTGCAAGGCGCGATTCAACTTGCGCTCGGCCAGCACGGCACCGAATTCCTTCCTGAAGTCATTGGCTACAACCTCGGTTACGAACAACTTCCGCTGCACTTGTTGATCACTTCTTTCGAGCTGAATGAACTGGGAATCGACCCGTATTACTTCAGCCTGCACGTGACGATTGATAACGCCAGCACCGGGCATGCGCGCAAAGCGGCGCAGAGTGTGTTGTCGCTGATGCCGATGGGTGCCGAGCGCGACGACTTCTATCGTCGGGTGATTCAGGGCTACAAACTTAATGAATTGGGGGTTTGTTCGACCTCGATCATCAAGTCGTTCGATCTTTATCAAGAAGTGGTGGCGATGCTGGAACGCAAGCGGACGTTCGGCCAGCACATGCATTCCGACTATTGCCGTCTCGAAGGCCTGACCATAAACGAGTGGCTGGCCAAACCCGAGCAGATCCCCGGTTTCCTTGATGCTTTGCTGAAGAAAGGCTGGATCCGCCGGCATGAAGACCCGGCCAACAGTCGTTTCTGGAAGTTGATCGATGGCGCCGGTGCGCCGATGTTCGGGGTGTTCTCCGAATACGAAAAACAATTGCTCTGGGATTGGATCGCGGGCGATCGCCTCGTTGAGGAAAGCGCTGGCGTTACGTCCAATGCATTCCGCTTCCAGTTCCGCAGCAAGAGTGCCGCGCAACAGGAATTGCCGTCCTCGGTAGAGCAAATCGACCCGGACTTGCAGGGTTTGATCAGCGCGCTGAAACGCTGTGCGGCTGGCGAGAAAATGTCGTTGCTCAAGGACTTCATGTGTCCCGCCATGCACGCCACACCAGCGGGGCTGTATGCCACGCGCGAGTTCGTCAAAGTGATGAGCGAGAACATCAAAGGACTGCACGCATGA
- a CDS encoding c-type cytochrome, with amino-acid sequence MNHAAVMTSALVLCAALFGNPAHAAGDAEAGGKLFSRMCGGCHQVGESARNGFGPQLNGVIGRTAGSAEGYQYSEAMKSSGVIWDRETLAKYIEDPKGVVSGTRMIFWGISDPEKIENLLTYLQTFQP; translated from the coding sequence ATGAACCACGCCGCTGTAATGACCTCCGCGCTGGTGCTGTGCGCCGCACTTTTCGGCAACCCGGCGCATGCCGCTGGCGATGCCGAAGCGGGAGGCAAGTTGTTCAGCCGCATGTGTGGCGGCTGTCATCAAGTTGGCGAATCCGCGCGCAACGGCTTCGGCCCGCAGCTTAACGGAGTAATCGGGCGCACGGCGGGCAGCGCTGAAGGTTATCAATACTCGGAGGCGATGAAATCTTCCGGTGTGATCTGGGACCGGGAAACCCTGGCCAAGTACATCGAAGACCCGAAAGGTGTTGTCTCCGGGACCCGCATGATCTTCTGGGGCATCAGCGACCCGGAAAAAATCGAAAACCTGCTGACGTATTTGCAGACTTTCCAGCCCTGA
- a CDS encoding polyamine ABC transporter substrate-binding protein, which yields MRVNPVSLAVVLTTFSAISYADEQVNISNWSGYIAEDTLPSFTKATGIKATYDIHDSNEVLESKLMTGNTGYDVVSPSNHFMSRLIKAGAIQKLDKSQLPNWQNLDPALLKKLEVNDPGNQYGYPYMWGTAGIGYNVEKIKAIFGTTDVTHSWKLFFDEDNIKKLSQCGVAIIDNPTQILPITLNYLGLPHHSHQAADYAKAEQALQKIRPYVQYFHTSKYVSDLANGNICAVIGFNGDIVQAAASAKEANNGINIAYSIPDEGSTLWMDMVVMPKSAPHEKNGYAYMNYLLEPKVIANISSSVHYANANLAADPFVSAEVKQDAAIYPPKNVLEKLFTVEDLPPTIARLTTRLWNKLKTGT from the coding sequence ATGCGCGTCAATCCTGTTTCCCTCGCGGTTGTGCTTACGACGTTCTCGGCAATCAGTTACGCCGACGAACAGGTGAATATTTCCAACTGGAGCGGTTACATCGCCGAAGACACTTTGCCCAGTTTCACCAAGGCCACCGGGATCAAGGCAACTTACGACATTCACGACAGCAACGAAGTGCTTGAATCGAAGTTGATGACCGGCAACACCGGGTATGACGTGGTCAGCCCGTCGAACCATTTCATGTCGCGGCTGATCAAGGCCGGGGCGATTCAGAAACTGGATAAAAGCCAACTACCGAACTGGCAGAACCTCGACCCGGCGCTGCTGAAAAAACTCGAAGTCAATGATCCGGGCAACCAGTACGGTTATCCCTACATGTGGGGCACAGCGGGGATCGGTTACAACGTCGAGAAGATCAAGGCGATCTTCGGCACCACCGACGTCACGCATTCCTGGAAGCTGTTTTTTGACGAGGACAACATCAAGAAGTTGAGCCAGTGCGGCGTGGCGATTATCGATAACCCGACACAGATCCTGCCGATTACCCTCAACTATTTGGGGCTGCCGCACCACAGTCACCAAGCGGCGGATTACGCCAAGGCTGAGCAGGCGCTGCAGAAGATTCGTCCTTACGTTCAATACTTCCACACCTCTAAGTACGTCAGCGACCTGGCCAACGGCAATATCTGCGCAGTTATCGGGTTTAACGGCGACATCGTGCAAGCCGCCGCCAGTGCCAAGGAAGCCAATAACGGCATCAACATCGCTTATTCAATTCCTGACGAAGGCTCGACGTTATGGATGGACATGGTGGTGATGCCCAAGAGCGCGCCCCACGAGAAGAATGGCTACGCCTACATGAACTATCTGCTGGAACCGAAAGTAATCGCCAACATCAGCAGCAGCGTGCATTACGCCAATGCCAACTTGGCGGCGGACCCATTTGTCAGCGCCGAAGTAAAACAGGACGCGGCGATCTACCCGCCGAAAAACGTGCTGGAAAAACTCTTCACCGTCGAAGACTTGCCGCCGACCATTGCGCGGCTGACTACGCGGTTGTGGAACAAGTTGAAAACCGGTACTTGA
- a CDS encoding NAD(P)/FAD-dependent oxidoreductase yields MENLCGWIAQAGNSPLRGRLSGTQKADWLVIGAGITGLCAAHSLAELHPQARIVIVDRQRAAQGASARNSGFVVAHEHPSVDELIGHHGFAGYETDTAISRAASQEVRQRIARHGIECDLREAGYFFAVSDPAKLTHVEEKLQTLHAVGASADFLQGEQLKQKLGTAHYQAAIWCGGSDGSGNALLQPAKYVKGLLDALPPNVTLYENTDISGLQRLSGARIRAQGVDGCVEAGQVLVCLNAFIPRAGIADSGTFPMELSASLTRPLTEAEFDAIGRVEPWGVLSTRPLGATVRLTPDRRVMIRNTAEYRSRDLSTAELSVRRKHHVLGLQRRFPFLQEQDIQYTWTGHLSASRSGQAYFAKVEEGVFAVAGCNGSGVARGTLWGRLLAQMSSGIDSPLLASVMQRAQPGWLPPKPLLDIGAMLRMRVEAVRARTEI; encoded by the coding sequence ATGGAAAATCTATGTGGCTGGATCGCACAGGCGGGCAATTCGCCGTTGCGTGGTCGCCTGAGCGGCACGCAAAAAGCCGATTGGCTGGTGATCGGCGCCGGCATTACCGGTTTGTGCGCGGCGCATTCGCTGGCCGAACTGCACCCTCAGGCACGCATCGTGATTGTCGATCGGCAGCGTGCGGCGCAAGGCGCATCGGCGCGTAATTCCGGGTTTGTGGTGGCGCATGAACACCCGAGCGTGGATGAATTGATCGGGCACCACGGCTTTGCCGGATACGAAACAGACACGGCGATTTCCCGTGCCGCCAGCCAGGAAGTGCGCCAGCGCATCGCCCGTCATGGCATCGAGTGCGACTTGCGCGAGGCCGGTTATTTCTTTGCGGTCAGCGACCCGGCGAAGCTCACGCACGTCGAGGAAAAACTCCAGACCCTGCACGCCGTCGGCGCTTCTGCTGATTTTCTTCAAGGTGAGCAACTCAAGCAAAAACTCGGTACGGCGCACTACCAAGCGGCGATCTGGTGTGGCGGCAGCGATGGCAGCGGCAACGCCTTGCTGCAACCGGCGAAGTACGTGAAGGGTTTGCTTGATGCGTTGCCGCCGAACGTCACCCTTTACGAAAACACCGACATCAGCGGTTTGCAGCGCTTGAGCGGCGCACGCATTCGCGCGCAAGGCGTTGACGGCTGCGTCGAGGCCGGGCAAGTGCTGGTGTGCCTGAACGCGTTTATCCCGCGCGCCGGGATTGCCGACAGCGGCACCTTCCCGATGGAGCTCAGCGCCAGCCTGACTCGGCCGTTGACCGAGGCGGAATTTGACGCCATTGGCCGCGTTGAGCCGTGGGGCGTATTGTCGACGCGGCCATTGGGCGCCACGGTGCGCTTGACCCCGGACCGTCGAGTGATGATCCGCAACACCGCCGAATACCGCTCGCGGGATCTGTCCACCGCTGAATTGTCAGTGCGCAGAAAACACCATGTACTCGGGTTGCAGCGGCGTTTTCCGTTTTTGCAGGAGCAGGATATTCAGTACACCTGGACCGGCCATCTCAGCGCCTCGCGCTCTGGCCAGGCGTATTTCGCGAAAGTCGAGGAGGGCGTGTTTGCCGTGGCCGGCTGCAACGGTTCCGGCGTGGCGCGCGGCACGTTGTGGGGGCGCTTGCTCGCGCAAATGTCCTCGGGCATTGATTCGCCGCTGCTGGCCTCGGTGATGCAACGCGCCCAACCCGGCTGGCTGCCGCCCAAACCATTGCTCGATATCGGTGCCATGCTGCGAATGCGCGTGGAGGCGGTCAGGGCCAGAACAGAAATCTGA
- a CDS encoding LysR family transcriptional regulator → MDKIRHVPSLQGLQALVEVADCGSFTQAAQQLCLTQSAVSRKIQQLESHFGVPLFVRSSRSIQLTVEGEQVLASARSILEQLKTLEDRLSPQKRPFRIRMHVSLAVRWLLPKLSDFYRRHPDVSLSIETVATEIVEPASDSDAYILYLPEPSNDPASLTLFEEALVPVCAPGVGPLDSMDELVGFALLHRSADKQAWIDWLAANGGKSLEDYRHIPFNLDELALDAAARGLGVAMTDLTLAQESLDRGVLVVPFGQPLMTRGVYALCPQASAALHPACAVVMEWFAEQAQPGSA, encoded by the coding sequence ATGGATAAGATTCGTCACGTGCCCTCGCTTCAGGGTCTTCAGGCGTTGGTGGAGGTTGCCGATTGCGGCAGTTTCACCCAAGCCGCGCAGCAGCTGTGCCTGACGCAGAGCGCGGTCAGCCGAAAAATCCAGCAACTGGAAAGCCATTTCGGCGTGCCGCTTTTCGTGCGCAGCAGCCGCAGCATTCAGCTGACTGTTGAAGGCGAACAGGTTCTGGCCAGCGCACGGTCGATCCTCGAACAACTGAAAACCCTCGAAGACCGCCTCTCGCCGCAAAAACGCCCGTTCCGGATCCGCATGCACGTCTCGCTGGCGGTGCGCTGGTTGCTGCCCAAACTCAGCGACTTTTACCGGCGTCACCCGGACGTTTCGCTGTCAATCGAAACCGTGGCCACCGAGATCGTCGAGCCGGCCAGTGACAGCGACGCTTACATTCTTTACTTGCCAGAACCGTCGAACGATCCCGCCAGCCTGACCCTGTTCGAGGAAGCGCTGGTGCCGGTCTGCGCGCCCGGCGTCGGTCCGCTGGATTCGATGGATGAGCTGGTGGGTTTTGCGCTGCTGCACCGCTCGGCGGACAAGCAAGCGTGGATCGATTGGCTGGCGGCGAACGGCGGCAAATCGCTAGAGGATTACCGGCACATTCCGTTCAATCTCGACGAACTGGCGCTGGACGCAGCCGCGCGCGGACTGGGTGTGGCGATGACCGATTTGACCCTGGCCCAGGAATCGCTGGATCGCGGGGTTTTGGTGGTGCCATTTGGGCAGCCACTGATGACGCGCGGAGTGTATGCGTTGTGCCCGCAAGCGTCGGCGGCGCTGCATCCGGCGTGTGCGGTGGTGATGGAATGGTTTGCGGAGCAGGCGCAGCCGGGTTCTGCATGA
- a CDS encoding VOC family protein, with protein sequence MLDHIFLSVSDVARSIRFYSAALTPLGITGRLDYDGKDGPPGHPDLKGFGANGRVFFWLREGVVEGRAVHVGFVANSRAEVEAAYAAAIENGAVDNGAPGARLHYDPNYYAANVLDPDGYSLEFVYKNWQHVQ encoded by the coding sequence ATGCTTGATCATATTTTTCTGTCGGTCAGCGACGTCGCTCGTTCCATCCGTTTCTACAGCGCCGCGCTGACGCCGTTGGGCATTACCGGACGCCTCGATTACGACGGCAAAGACGGCCCGCCGGGGCATCCGGACCTCAAGGGTTTCGGCGCCAATGGCCGGGTGTTTTTCTGGTTGCGCGAAGGTGTGGTCGAGGGCCGCGCGGTGCATGTCGGTTTCGTCGCCAACAGTCGCGCCGAGGTCGAAGCCGCCTACGCCGCCGCCATCGAAAATGGCGCTGTAGACAACGGCGCACCGGGTGCGCGTCTGCACTACGACCCCAATTATTACGCCGCAAACGTGCTGGACCCGGACGGGTACAGCCTCGAATTCGTCTATAAAAACTGGCAGCACGTGCAATGA